The stretch of DNA TTTGTTATTTATCAGACTGGAGAGCCGGTGTCAACATCTTTGTTGTCTCTGAGGAAAATTCACTCATTTCTCCGCACAAAAAGCTGAGGACGTTGAGTCTGTTCTTGTGTGTAATCAGGGCTGCTGAGTGAGCATGACCCGGTAAACCTCGGACAATTGACGCCCGCGGGTATTCCAGGAATGTTCACGCAGGGCTTTATTGCGAACCTTGTCTGAGATGCCGGACCTGGTATCGATGCCTTCAAGCAGAGTCGTAATCTTTGCGGCCAGATCCTGAGAATCGCCGTATGTGGCGTAAACCCCTGTATTGCCTAGAACCTCACGGTTGACCGGAGTATCAAAGGCAACCACCGGCAGGCCGCAGGCCATGTAGTTGAATATCTTGCCGTTGGCCTCGGTCGGCGACAGTTTCGGTGTCACGGCGATGTCGGCTGCCGAGAGCATCAGCGGGGCCTTGTTATAATCGACCTTTCCTGTGAAATGGATCATGTCCGACAGTCCTCGTGCCTCTGCTTCACGACGGTAGCGCTCATCGGGAAAGCCCATGATCAGGAAGAGTGCCCTGATGCCGCCAGTTTTCAACAGTTCAATGCAGTCGAGCAGCAGGTCCGTGCCCTGGTAGCGGCTCAGAATCCCCAGGTAGGCGACGACAAAGCTGTCGGGGGAGATCCCCAGCAACTCACGTCCCTCTCGTTGTGTCCCCGGACAGAAAATATCCGTATCTACTGCATCGATCAGCGGGGTCACGCGCTGCGGTTGAACTCCCCAGTTTTTGACGAGATCGTCCGTGGCGGCGCTGGAACTGGTGATGACC from Acidobacteriota bacterium encodes:
- a CDS encoding glycosyltransferase family 4 protein, whose translation is LLFFKAAFLIPDFRPDLIHAHLHEGAFIGYFLKKLAGVPLVFDYQGSLTGECIDHGFFGATSRMAALFRRIERMSNGFADRVITSSSAATDDLVKNWGVQPQRVTPLIDAVDTDIFCPGTQREGRELLGISPDSFVVAYLGILSRYQGTDLLLDCIELLKTGGIRALFLIMGFPDERYRREAEARGLSDMIHFTGKVDYNKAPLMLSAADIAVTPKLSPTEANGKIFNYMACGLPVVAFDTPVNREVLGNTGVYATYGDSQDLAAKITTLLEGIDTRSGISDKVRNKALREHSWNTRGRQLSEVYRVMLTQQP